The following coding sequences are from one Triticum dicoccoides isolate Atlit2015 ecotype Zavitan chromosome 4A, WEW_v2.0, whole genome shotgun sequence window:
- the LOC119285716 gene encoding uncharacterized protein LOC119285716 has protein sequence MLLQGCSRTRGHGYHSSTWSCSCGLFISNNAIKPSEVPRRFPFAAPLFGCSRVRGPLCVCMLIWSWNSSLICCTSGNEGSVHAQSSVASSHKNFYIAGWIGYSQNFIPYTLGIAETTECQRCLWVVLQFVWMYLAVAFMVAAAACQLVLSQGQAPIHATT, from the exons ATGCTGCTGCAGGGTTGTAGTCGTACCCGTGGCCATGGTTATCACTCATCAACTTGGTCGTGCTCATGTGGACTATTTATTTCCAACAATGCCATCAAACCATCAGAG GTTCCTCGCCGGTTTCCTTTTGCTGCACCTTTGTTTGGTTGCTCTAGGGTGAGAGGACCTCTCTGCGTCTGTATGCTGATTTGGTCATGGAATTCGAGCCTCATTTGCTGCACCTCTG GCAATGAAGGATCAGTACACGCccaatcttctgtggcctcctctcaTAAGAACTTCTACATCGCT GGTTGGATTGGATATTCACAGAACTTTATACCATATACTTTGGGCATTGCTGAAACAACTGAATGTCAAAG GTGCTTATGGGTTGTCCTACAATTTGTGTGGATGTATTTAGCTGTGGCGTTTATGGTAGCTGCAGCAGCTTGTCAATTAGTTCTTAGTCAAGGACAG gcaccaatACATGCTACCACTTAA